The following coding sequences lie in one Heliangelus exortis chromosome 8, bHelExo1.hap1, whole genome shotgun sequence genomic window:
- the TNR gene encoding tenascin-R isoform X1, which translates to MGTDSENMVLRNVLISFNLLLLGAVLKPFECRLEVTTEPGKRLAVDEEGGLTNCSPPVKEQPMVFHHIYNINIPLESCCSSMFKPSSEEVSPEEERLAEYEERTSNGESQVTFTHRINLPKQACKCSTSLPSLQELLSRIEMLEREVSLLRDQCNSNCCQENAATGQLDFTPQCSGHGNFSLESCSCVCTKGWEGSNCSEPSCPQGCSSRGVCLEGQCICDNDYGGDDCSQLRCPAGCGSRGLCVDGECICEEGFAGEDCSQLRCPNDCLGKGHCLNGTCICQEGYAGEDCGWLHCPNACSGRGVCRDGLCVCEEGYEGQDCSAVAPPANLRVTGISDNSIELTWDSPGTATEYLVSYQPVGPGGTQLQQRVPGDWSSITIMELEPGVAYNISIYAVISDVLSIPVTSKVITNLAMPQGLKFKTITETTVEVEWEPFSFPFDGWEISFIPKNNEGGVIAQLPSTVTTFNQTGLKPGEEYTVTVVALKEQARSPPTSDSVSTFIDGPTQILVRDVSDTVAFVEWTPPRAKVDAILLKYGLADGEGGKTTFRLQPPLSQYSLQALRPGARYRLAVTALRGNNESRPALAHFTTEIDAPKNLRVGSRTPASLELTWDNSEAEAHSYRVVYSTLAGEHYHEVLVPRDTGPTTRATLADLVPGTEYGIGISAVMDTQQSAPATMNARTELDSPRDLLVTASTETSISLAWTKAMGPIDHYRVTFTPASGMASEVTVPQDKSQLTLTGLEPGTEYTISIITERGRQQSLEATVDAFTGVRPITQLHFSHLTSSSVNVTWSDPSPPADLLVLTYTPQDEEEEEEAQQLTLDGTRRHASLTGLRPATKYLVSLVAMHGAISSEPVMGSITTGIDAPKDLRVGNITQESMIIYWSPPTAAFDHYRISYRANEGRTDSTAITNDATEYVLHHLQPATKYQIEVTSVRGQEESEVASITVHTAMDAPLGITATNITPTEALLQWNPPLSEVESYVLILTHHTVAGETIVVDGLNQEHQLTNLLPTTTYTVSIYATNGPITSQTTSTNFTTLLDPPTNLTASEVTRRSALLSWVPPLGEIENYIMTYRSTNSSRKELIVDAEDTWIRLEGLSETTEYTVHLQAAQNAMRSGSISTSFTTGGRVFANPQDCAQHLMNGDTLSGVYTISINGDLSQRVQVYCDMTTDGGGWIVFQRRQNGLTDFFRKWADYRVGFGNLEDEFWLGLDNIHKITSQGRYELRIDMRDGQEAAYAYYDKFSIGDSRTLYKLRIGDYNGTSGDSLTYHQGRPFSTKDRDNDVAVTNCAMSYKGAWWYKNCHRTNLNGKYGESRHSQGINWYHWKGHEFSIPFVEMKMRPYNHRNISGRKRRSLQL; encoded by the exons ATGGGGACTGACAGTGAAAACATGGTCCTGAGGAATGTGCTCATCAGCTTCAATTTGCTCCTGCTGGGTGCTGTCCTCAAACCTTTTGAGTGCCGTCTGGAGGTGACGACAGAGCCGGGCAAGAGACTGGCTGTGGATGAGGAGGGGGGACTCACCAACTGCAGCCCACCTGTCAAAGAGCAGCCCATGGTCTTCCACCACATCTACAACATCAACATCCCCTTGGAGAGCTGCTGCTCATCCATGTTCAAGCCTTCATCCGAGGAGGTGAGCCCAGAAGAAGAGCGGCTGGCGGAGTACGAGGAGCGAACTTCCAACGGGGAGAGCCAGGTCACCTTCACCCACAGGATAAACCTCCCTAAGCAGGCCTGCAAGTGCTCCACTTCCCTGCcatccctgcaggagctgctcagcaggaTTGAGATGCTGGAAAGGGAAGTCTCCTTGCTCCGGGACCAATGCAACTCCAATTGCTGCCAAGAAAATGCAGCCACAG GACAGCTGGATTTCACCCCGCAGTGCAGCGGCCACGGGAACTTCAGCCTGGAATCCTGCAGCTGTGTCTGCACCAAGGGTTGGGAGGGCAGCAACTGCTCCGAGCCCAGCtgcccccagggctgctccagccgGGGTGTCTGCTTGGAGGGACAGTGCATCTGTGACAATGACTACGGGGGGGACGACTGCTCCCAGCTCCGCTGCCCTGCTGGCTGTGGCTCCCGCGGACTCTGTGTGGATGGGGAGTGCATCTGCGAGGAGGGGTTTGCTGGGGAGGATTGCTCCCAGCTGAGGTGCCCTAATGATTGCTTGGGGAAAGGCCACTGCCTCAATGGCACCTGCATCTGCCAGGAGGGCTACGCCGGGGAGGACTGTGGATGGTTACACTGCCCCAACGCCTGCAGCGGCCGCGGGGTCTGCCGGGACGGCCTCTGCGTCTGCGAGGAAGGCTACGAAGGGCAGGACTGCTCGGCAG TGGCTCCTCCTGCAAACCTGCGGGTGACGGGGATCAGTGACAACTCCATCGAGCTGACGTgggacagccctgggacagCCACTGAGTACCTTGTCTCATACCAGCCTGTGGGGCCAGGGGgcacacagctccagcagcgGGTGCCCGGGGACTGGAGCAGCATCACCATCATGGAGCTGGAGCCAGGGGTTGCCTATAACATCAGCATCTACGCAGTCATCAGCGACGTCTTGAGCATCCCTGTTACCTCCAAAGTGATAACAA ACCTTGCCATGCCACAAGGGCTGAAGTTCAAGACCATCACAGAGACAACAGTGGAAGTGGAATGGGAgcccttctctttcccctttgaTGGCTGGGAGATCAGCTTCATCCCTAAG AATAACGAGGGTGGCGTGATagcccagctccccagcactgtCACCACCTTCAACCAGACGGGGCTGAAGCCTGGGGAGGAGTACACCGTCACCGTGGTGGCCCTAAAGGAACAAGCCAGGAGCCCTCCCACCTCTGACAGTGTCTCAACCT TCATCGACGGCCCAACGCAGATCCTGGTGCGCGACGTCTCTGACACCGTGGCCTTCGTGGAGTGGACGCCGCCCCGCGCCAAGGTGGATGCCATCCTCCTGAAGTACGGGCTGGCGGACGGGGAGGGCGGGAAGACCACGTTCCGCCTGCAGCCCCCCCTCAGCCAGTACTCCCTGCAGGCCCTGCGCCCCGGCGCCCGCTACCGCCTCGCCGTCACTGCCCTGCGGGGCAACAACGAGAGCCGTCCGGCCCTCGCCCACTTCACCACAG AGATCGATGCACCCAAGAACTTGCGGGTGGGCTCGAGGACCCCGGCCAGCCTGGAGCTCACCTGGGACAACAGCGAGGCTGAGGCACACAGCTACAGGGTGGTCTATAGCACCCTGGCTGGGGAGCACTACCACGAAGTCCTGGTGCCACGTGACACTGGTCCCACCACCCGGGCCACCCTTGCAG ATCTGGTGCCAGGGACAGAGTACGGCATCGGGATCTCAGCTGTGATGGACACCCAGCAGAGTGCGCCTGCCACCATGAATGCCAGGACTG AACTCGATAGTCCCAGGGACCTCCTTGTGACGGCTTCCACGGAGACCTCCATCTCTCTGGCCTGGACCAAAGCCATGGGACCCATCGACCACTACCGTGTCACCTTCACCCCTGCCTCAGGGATGGCCTCAGAGGTGACAGTGCCCCAGGACAAGTCACAGCTTACTCTGACAGGGCTGGAGCCTGGGACAGAGTACACCATCTCCATCATCACTGAGAGGGGAcggcagcagagcctggaggcCACTGTGGATGCTTTCACAG GGGTTCGGCCCATCACACAGCTCCACTTCTCCCATCTGACATCCTCCAGCGTCAACGTCACATGGAGCGATCCATCCCCACCAGCAGATCTCCTGGTTCTCACCTACACCCcccaggatgaggaggaggaggaggaggcacagCAGCTCACACTTGATGGCACCCGCAGGCACGCCAGCCTGACTGGCTTGAGGCCAGCCACCAAATACCTGGTGTCACTGGTTGCCATGCATGGTGCCATCAGCTCTGAGCCTGTCATGGGCTCCATCACAACAG GGATTGATGCACCAAAGGACCTCAGGGTGGGCAACATCACCCAGGAGTCCATGATCATCTACTGGAGCCCTCCCACTGCTGCCTTTGACCACTACAGGATATCCTATCGTGCCAATGAAG GGAGGACAGACAGCACTGCCATCACCAACGATGCCACCGAGTATGTCCTCCACCACCTGCAGCCTGCCACCAAGTACCAGATCGAGGTGACGAGTGTGAGGGGCCAGGAGGAGAGTGAGGTGGCCTCCATCACTGTGCACACAG CTATGGATGCCCCCCTGGGGATCACTGCCACTAACATCACCCCCACCGAGGCGCTGCTGCAGTGGAACCCACCGCTGTCAGAGGTGGAAAGCTACGTCCTCATCCTCACCCACCACACAG TTGCAGGAGAAACAATTGTTGTGGATGGACTCAACCAGGAGCACCAGCTGACCAATCTGCTGCCCACTACCACATACACAGTCTCTATCTATGCCACCAATGGGCCTATCACCAGCCAGACCACCAGCACCAACTTCACAACTC TTTTGGATCCACCAACAAATCTGACGGCCAGCGAAGTGACCCGACGGAGCGCCCTGCTCTCCTGGGTGCCTCCCCTGGGAGAGATTGAGAATTATATCATGACCTACAGATCCACCAACAGCAGCCGTAAG GAGCTGATTGTGGATGCTGAAGACACATGGATTCGCCTAGAGGGACTTTCTGAGACCACAGAGTACACTGTGCACCTCCAGGCTGCCCAAAACGCCATGCGGAGCGGCTCCATCTCCACCTCTTTCACCACAG GTGGCAGAGTCTTTGCAAACCCTCAGGACTGTGCCCAGCACCTGATGAATGGAGACACATTGAGTGGAGTCTACACCATCTCTATCAATGGGGACCTCAGCCAGAGGGTGCAGGTGTACTGTGACATGACCACCGATGGTGGCGGCTGGATC GTCTTCCAGAGGAGGCAGAACGGGCTGACAGATTTCTTCCGGAAATGGGCAGATTACCGGGTTGGCTTTGGAAACTTGGAGGATGAGTTTTGGCTGG GCTTGGACAATATCCACAAGATCACATCCCAGGGCCGCTACGAGTTGCGAATAGACATGAGGGATGGGCAAGAAGCAGCCTATGCCTACTATGACAAGTTCTCCATTGGTGACTCCAGGACCCTGTACAAACTGAGAATTGGGGACTACAATGGCACTTCAG GGGACTCCCTCACCTATCACCAGGGCCGCCCCTTCTCCACAAAGGACAGGGACAATGATGTTGCTGTGACCAACTGTGCCATGTCCTACAAAGGGGCCTGGTGGTATAAGAACTGCCACAGGACCAACCTCAACGGCAAGTACGGAGAGTCCCGGCACAGTCAG gGGATTAACTGGTACCACTGGAAAGGCCACGAGTTCTCCATCCCCTTTGTGGAAATGAAGATGCGACCTTACAACCACCGTAACATCTCTGGGAGGAAGCGACGGTCCCTACAGCTCTGA
- the TNR gene encoding tenascin-R isoform X2: MGTDSENMVLRNVLISFNLLLLGAVLKPFECRLEVTTEPGKRLAVDEEGGLTNCSPPVKEQPMVFHHIYNINIPLESCCSSMFKPSSEEVSPEEERLAEYEERTSNGESQVTFTHRINLPKQACKCSTSLPSLQELLSRIEMLEREVSLLRDQCNSNCCQENAATVAPPANLRVTGISDNSIELTWDSPGTATEYLVSYQPVGPGGTQLQQRVPGDWSSITIMELEPGVAYNISIYAVISDVLSIPVTSKVITNLAMPQGLKFKTITETTVEVEWEPFSFPFDGWEISFIPKNNEGGVIAQLPSTVTTFNQTGLKPGEEYTVTVVALKEQARSPPTSDSVSTFIDGPTQILVRDVSDTVAFVEWTPPRAKVDAILLKYGLADGEGGKTTFRLQPPLSQYSLQALRPGARYRLAVTALRGNNESRPALAHFTTEIDAPKNLRVGSRTPASLELTWDNSEAEAHSYRVVYSTLAGEHYHEVLVPRDTGPTTRATLADLVPGTEYGIGISAVMDTQQSAPATMNARTELDSPRDLLVTASTETSISLAWTKAMGPIDHYRVTFTPASGMASEVTVPQDKSQLTLTGLEPGTEYTISIITERGRQQSLEATVDAFTGVRPITQLHFSHLTSSSVNVTWSDPSPPADLLVLTYTPQDEEEEEEAQQLTLDGTRRHASLTGLRPATKYLVSLVAMHGAISSEPVMGSITTGIDAPKDLRVGNITQESMIIYWSPPTAAFDHYRISYRANEGRTDSTAITNDATEYVLHHLQPATKYQIEVTSVRGQEESEVASITVHTAMDAPLGITATNITPTEALLQWNPPLSEVESYVLILTHHTVAGETIVVDGLNQEHQLTNLLPTTTYTVSIYATNGPITSQTTSTNFTTLLDPPTNLTASEVTRRSALLSWVPPLGEIENYIMTYRSTNSSRKELIVDAEDTWIRLEGLSETTEYTVHLQAAQNAMRSGSISTSFTTGGRVFANPQDCAQHLMNGDTLSGVYTISINGDLSQRVQVYCDMTTDGGGWIVFQRRQNGLTDFFRKWADYRVGFGNLEDEFWLGLDNIHKITSQGRYELRIDMRDGQEAAYAYYDKFSIGDSRTLYKLRIGDYNGTSGDSLTYHQGRPFSTKDRDNDVAVTNCAMSYKGAWWYKNCHRTNLNGKYGESRHSQGINWYHWKGHEFSIPFVEMKMRPYNHRNISGRKRRSLQL; the protein is encoded by the exons ATGGGGACTGACAGTGAAAACATGGTCCTGAGGAATGTGCTCATCAGCTTCAATTTGCTCCTGCTGGGTGCTGTCCTCAAACCTTTTGAGTGCCGTCTGGAGGTGACGACAGAGCCGGGCAAGAGACTGGCTGTGGATGAGGAGGGGGGACTCACCAACTGCAGCCCACCTGTCAAAGAGCAGCCCATGGTCTTCCACCACATCTACAACATCAACATCCCCTTGGAGAGCTGCTGCTCATCCATGTTCAAGCCTTCATCCGAGGAGGTGAGCCCAGAAGAAGAGCGGCTGGCGGAGTACGAGGAGCGAACTTCCAACGGGGAGAGCCAGGTCACCTTCACCCACAGGATAAACCTCCCTAAGCAGGCCTGCAAGTGCTCCACTTCCCTGCcatccctgcaggagctgctcagcaggaTTGAGATGCTGGAAAGGGAAGTCTCCTTGCTCCGGGACCAATGCAACTCCAATTGCTGCCAAGAAAATGCAGCCACAG TGGCTCCTCCTGCAAACCTGCGGGTGACGGGGATCAGTGACAACTCCATCGAGCTGACGTgggacagccctgggacagCCACTGAGTACCTTGTCTCATACCAGCCTGTGGGGCCAGGGGgcacacagctccagcagcgGGTGCCCGGGGACTGGAGCAGCATCACCATCATGGAGCTGGAGCCAGGGGTTGCCTATAACATCAGCATCTACGCAGTCATCAGCGACGTCTTGAGCATCCCTGTTACCTCCAAAGTGATAACAA ACCTTGCCATGCCACAAGGGCTGAAGTTCAAGACCATCACAGAGACAACAGTGGAAGTGGAATGGGAgcccttctctttcccctttgaTGGCTGGGAGATCAGCTTCATCCCTAAG AATAACGAGGGTGGCGTGATagcccagctccccagcactgtCACCACCTTCAACCAGACGGGGCTGAAGCCTGGGGAGGAGTACACCGTCACCGTGGTGGCCCTAAAGGAACAAGCCAGGAGCCCTCCCACCTCTGACAGTGTCTCAACCT TCATCGACGGCCCAACGCAGATCCTGGTGCGCGACGTCTCTGACACCGTGGCCTTCGTGGAGTGGACGCCGCCCCGCGCCAAGGTGGATGCCATCCTCCTGAAGTACGGGCTGGCGGACGGGGAGGGCGGGAAGACCACGTTCCGCCTGCAGCCCCCCCTCAGCCAGTACTCCCTGCAGGCCCTGCGCCCCGGCGCCCGCTACCGCCTCGCCGTCACTGCCCTGCGGGGCAACAACGAGAGCCGTCCGGCCCTCGCCCACTTCACCACAG AGATCGATGCACCCAAGAACTTGCGGGTGGGCTCGAGGACCCCGGCCAGCCTGGAGCTCACCTGGGACAACAGCGAGGCTGAGGCACACAGCTACAGGGTGGTCTATAGCACCCTGGCTGGGGAGCACTACCACGAAGTCCTGGTGCCACGTGACACTGGTCCCACCACCCGGGCCACCCTTGCAG ATCTGGTGCCAGGGACAGAGTACGGCATCGGGATCTCAGCTGTGATGGACACCCAGCAGAGTGCGCCTGCCACCATGAATGCCAGGACTG AACTCGATAGTCCCAGGGACCTCCTTGTGACGGCTTCCACGGAGACCTCCATCTCTCTGGCCTGGACCAAAGCCATGGGACCCATCGACCACTACCGTGTCACCTTCACCCCTGCCTCAGGGATGGCCTCAGAGGTGACAGTGCCCCAGGACAAGTCACAGCTTACTCTGACAGGGCTGGAGCCTGGGACAGAGTACACCATCTCCATCATCACTGAGAGGGGAcggcagcagagcctggaggcCACTGTGGATGCTTTCACAG GGGTTCGGCCCATCACACAGCTCCACTTCTCCCATCTGACATCCTCCAGCGTCAACGTCACATGGAGCGATCCATCCCCACCAGCAGATCTCCTGGTTCTCACCTACACCCcccaggatgaggaggaggaggaggaggcacagCAGCTCACACTTGATGGCACCCGCAGGCACGCCAGCCTGACTGGCTTGAGGCCAGCCACCAAATACCTGGTGTCACTGGTTGCCATGCATGGTGCCATCAGCTCTGAGCCTGTCATGGGCTCCATCACAACAG GGATTGATGCACCAAAGGACCTCAGGGTGGGCAACATCACCCAGGAGTCCATGATCATCTACTGGAGCCCTCCCACTGCTGCCTTTGACCACTACAGGATATCCTATCGTGCCAATGAAG GGAGGACAGACAGCACTGCCATCACCAACGATGCCACCGAGTATGTCCTCCACCACCTGCAGCCTGCCACCAAGTACCAGATCGAGGTGACGAGTGTGAGGGGCCAGGAGGAGAGTGAGGTGGCCTCCATCACTGTGCACACAG CTATGGATGCCCCCCTGGGGATCACTGCCACTAACATCACCCCCACCGAGGCGCTGCTGCAGTGGAACCCACCGCTGTCAGAGGTGGAAAGCTACGTCCTCATCCTCACCCACCACACAG TTGCAGGAGAAACAATTGTTGTGGATGGACTCAACCAGGAGCACCAGCTGACCAATCTGCTGCCCACTACCACATACACAGTCTCTATCTATGCCACCAATGGGCCTATCACCAGCCAGACCACCAGCACCAACTTCACAACTC TTTTGGATCCACCAACAAATCTGACGGCCAGCGAAGTGACCCGACGGAGCGCCCTGCTCTCCTGGGTGCCTCCCCTGGGAGAGATTGAGAATTATATCATGACCTACAGATCCACCAACAGCAGCCGTAAG GAGCTGATTGTGGATGCTGAAGACACATGGATTCGCCTAGAGGGACTTTCTGAGACCACAGAGTACACTGTGCACCTCCAGGCTGCCCAAAACGCCATGCGGAGCGGCTCCATCTCCACCTCTTTCACCACAG GTGGCAGAGTCTTTGCAAACCCTCAGGACTGTGCCCAGCACCTGATGAATGGAGACACATTGAGTGGAGTCTACACCATCTCTATCAATGGGGACCTCAGCCAGAGGGTGCAGGTGTACTGTGACATGACCACCGATGGTGGCGGCTGGATC GTCTTCCAGAGGAGGCAGAACGGGCTGACAGATTTCTTCCGGAAATGGGCAGATTACCGGGTTGGCTTTGGAAACTTGGAGGATGAGTTTTGGCTGG GCTTGGACAATATCCACAAGATCACATCCCAGGGCCGCTACGAGTTGCGAATAGACATGAGGGATGGGCAAGAAGCAGCCTATGCCTACTATGACAAGTTCTCCATTGGTGACTCCAGGACCCTGTACAAACTGAGAATTGGGGACTACAATGGCACTTCAG GGGACTCCCTCACCTATCACCAGGGCCGCCCCTTCTCCACAAAGGACAGGGACAATGATGTTGCTGTGACCAACTGTGCCATGTCCTACAAAGGGGCCTGGTGGTATAAGAACTGCCACAGGACCAACCTCAACGGCAAGTACGGAGAGTCCCGGCACAGTCAG gGGATTAACTGGTACCACTGGAAAGGCCACGAGTTCTCCATCCCCTTTGTGGAAATGAAGATGCGACCTTACAACCACCGTAACATCTCTGGGAGGAAGCGACGGTCCCTACAGCTCTGA